A single window of Archangium gephyra DNA harbors:
- a CDS encoding RNA polymerase sigma factor, whose product MQRFRDGEPETLGRVYRAHAETLARMLRAMAWRGRGFGQMRGALELENTVLETFARAFEPRARAAYDGVRPYGHFLVGIARNVLLEQTRQREVAVGLEPFEETGGVPEEGEGLAQTLEDREVEGLLAVFKGGLSEEERRLFELRFGEDGLAQESAAEQLGLTRIQVRRRELGLKTRLLEFLQARGYLEGMEVKGWSFFKRRGQS is encoded by the coding sequence TTGCAACGCTTCCGGGACGGTGAGCCGGAGACCCTGGGACGGGTGTACCGGGCGCACGCGGAGACGTTGGCACGGATGCTGCGGGCCATGGCGTGGCGGGGGCGGGGCTTCGGGCAGATGAGGGGCGCGCTGGAGCTGGAGAACACGGTGCTGGAGACGTTCGCCCGGGCCTTCGAGCCGCGGGCGAGGGCGGCGTACGACGGGGTGCGGCCGTACGGGCACTTCCTGGTGGGCATCGCGCGCAACGTGCTGTTGGAGCAGACGCGGCAGCGCGAGGTGGCGGTGGGGCTGGAGCCCTTCGAGGAGACGGGCGGGGTGCCCGAGGAGGGCGAGGGCCTGGCGCAGACCTTGGAGGACCGGGAGGTGGAGGGGTTGCTGGCGGTCTTCAAGGGCGGGCTGTCGGAGGAGGAGCGGCGGCTGTTCGAGCTGCGCTTCGGCGAGGACGGGCTGGCGCAGGAGAGCGCGGCGGAGCAGCTGGGGCTGACGCGCATCCAGGTGCGGCGGCGGGAGCTGGGGTTGAAGACGCGGCTGCTCGAGTTCCTGCAGGCGCGGGGGTACCTGGAAGGGATGGAAGTGAAGGGGTGGAGCTTCTTCAAGCGGCGAGGCCAGTCATGA
- a CDS encoding DUF5985 family protein, producing MNEFLSGMAAALCLVAGLFFLRFWKKTRDRFFAFFAASFWLMALHRMVNLYMRDNNENLVGVYAIRLVAFVLILVAIIDKNRAAPRK from the coding sequence ATGAACGAGTTCCTCTCCGGCATGGCGGCGGCCCTGTGCCTGGTCGCCGGGCTGTTCTTCCTCCGGTTCTGGAAGAAGACGCGGGATCGGTTCTTCGCGTTCTTCGCCGCCTCGTTCTGGCTGATGGCGCTGCACCGCATGGTGAACCTGTACATGCGGGACAACAACGAGAACCTCGTGGGCGTGTACGCCATCCGGCTGGTCGCCTTCGTGCTCATCCTGGTGGCCATCATCGACAAGAACCGGGCGGCGCCTCGCAAGTAG
- a CDS encoding pre-toxin TG domain-containing protein: MDTPLPIRPAGELEGAEAVRAQAWAAARGLKFKGAWLTLGLRVEGERVQLLGLSKHEGMGAEASAEEAGSFRSLMDWALSRYARGQQGEVVLTLRRGEGRWREEVESTGLVLSATLPEAPYEAFLRHQREKLLAPVLSEEERDEGLTVLKRLEQWLLLQPQGAWEQAPSPLEKYVTLLEEERQREVRWQAVQRKLREYEEWGRQLLATYVPPPRRLAPGYLLSESPLREQSLRALGSATLAWAYAHTEDPDFLKRTPDEVALYLLASRSALASAVRLGRLAPVQLDYNEAFDSEVYKPEELLVEVLVGLTPGAGEVADARAAVTGRSITEHRLTRTERVVCALAVLLPFVAGAVLIRGGDEGADQLALLTGRSLDEVRVLSRVASHLSPADAKEIERLMAAASRGHTFTEEEWQFLQRVARGLEAPLREAAGALKAGQKVPLLGARLLPDGSRMLPGTPAHKAQRWVDYQFRHPEKYRRFSFQPDSGWERMYASILDNRQAGNAFEDAILQTGRYERNTAMMMPPPGSHARGFIPDSVKGNPAELVWGQPYSFVEAKARQKLPLTGNLEAMIDYVDEYGGHIEVWIRSIRHADGPTSLSGPLLQRLNRLQRFGKASVRPYP; the protein is encoded by the coding sequence ATGGACACCCCACTCCCGATACGCCCAGCCGGGGAGTTGGAAGGGGCGGAGGCGGTACGTGCCCAGGCCTGGGCGGCAGCGCGCGGGCTGAAATTCAAGGGAGCGTGGCTGACGCTGGGGTTGCGCGTGGAGGGCGAACGGGTCCAGCTGCTCGGCTTGAGCAAGCACGAGGGAATGGGTGCCGAGGCGAGCGCGGAAGAAGCCGGGAGCTTCCGCTCCCTGATGGATTGGGCGCTGTCCCGGTACGCACGGGGACAGCAGGGCGAGGTGGTGCTGACGCTGCGGAGGGGCGAGGGGAGGTGGAGGGAGGAGGTGGAGTCCACCGGCCTGGTGCTCTCGGCCACTCTGCCCGAGGCACCCTATGAGGCCTTCCTGCGCCACCAGCGCGAGAAGTTGTTGGCCCCTGTTCTCTCCGAGGAGGAGCGCGACGAGGGACTGACCGTGCTCAAGAGGTTGGAGCAGTGGCTGTTGCTGCAACCGCAGGGGGCATGGGAGCAGGCCCCTTCACCTCTGGAGAAGTACGTGACGCTGCTGGAGGAGGAGCGGCAGCGCGAGGTGCGCTGGCAGGCCGTGCAGCGCAAGCTGAGGGAGTACGAGGAATGGGGGCGTCAGCTGCTGGCCACCTACGTCCCGCCTCCCCGCCGCCTGGCACCGGGCTACCTGCTGAGCGAGTCGCCCCTGCGCGAGCAGTCGCTGCGGGCCCTGGGCAGTGCCACGCTGGCCTGGGCCTACGCGCATACAGAGGACCCGGACTTCCTGAAGCGCACACCCGATGAGGTAGCGCTCTACCTGCTGGCGAGCCGCTCGGCCCTGGCGAGCGCGGTGCGGTTGGGCCGGCTGGCACCGGTGCAACTGGACTACAACGAGGCTTTCGACTCGGAGGTGTACAAGCCCGAGGAGCTGTTGGTGGAAGTGCTGGTGGGCCTGACACCGGGCGCGGGCGAGGTGGCCGACGCACGGGCGGCCGTCACCGGCAGGAGCATCACCGAGCACCGGCTCACGCGCACCGAGCGCGTGGTGTGTGCGCTGGCGGTGCTGTTGCCCTTCGTGGCCGGTGCGGTGCTGATTCGCGGCGGAGACGAGGGCGCGGATCAACTGGCGCTACTCACCGGCCGCAGCCTGGACGAGGTGCGGGTGCTCTCGCGGGTGGCCTCGCACCTCTCGCCGGCAGACGCGAAGGAGATTGAGCGTCTGATGGCGGCGGCCTCTCGAGGCCACACCTTCACCGAGGAGGAGTGGCAATTCCTCCAGCGGGTGGCGCGTGGGCTGGAGGCTCCGTTGCGCGAGGCAGCCGGAGCACTGAAGGCGGGTCAGAAGGTGCCGCTGCTGGGGGCCCGCCTGCTGCCGGACGGGAGCCGGATGTTACCCGGTACGCCCGCTCACAAGGCGCAGCGCTGGGTGGACTATCAGTTCCGCCACCCGGAGAAGTACCGCCGCTTTTCCTTCCAGCCGGACTCTGGCTGGGAGCGCATGTACGCGTCCATCCTCGACAACCGGCAGGCGGGCAATGCCTTCGAGGACGCCATCCTCCAGACAGGGAGATACGAGCGCAACACCGCGATGATGATGCCTCCACCGGGCAGCCACGCGCGCGGCTTCATCCCCGACTCCGTCAAGGGCAACCCGGCGGAACTGGTGTGGGGCCAGCCCTACTCCTTCGTCGAGGCCAAGGCTCGCCAGAAGCTGCCCCTCACCGGCAATCTCGAGGCCATGATTGACTACGTCGATGAGTACGGTGGTCACATCGAGGTATGGATCCGCTCCATCCGGCATGCCGATGGTCCTACGAGTCTTTCAGGACCACTGCTCCAGCGGTTGAATCGCTTGCAGCGGTTTGGCAAGGCAAGCGTAAGGCCTTACCCATGA
- a CDS encoding arsenate reductase ArsC, which yields MSPQPVVRVLFLSMGNAARSIMAEYLLRRLGHERFETFSAGVLPRGEVHPLALKVLRERFRLEPTGARSKSWEELQGEHFDLVITLCDKAHEAWAVWPGRPRAAYWDEPDPVAFEGSEAAREQLFLQVGRELSQRLDLLCALPVEKLLHLPHGDERVAAPL from the coding sequence ATGAGCCCCCAGCCTGTCGTCCGAGTCCTCTTCCTGAGCATGGGCAACGCGGCCCGGAGCATCATGGCCGAGTACCTGCTGCGCCGGCTGGGCCACGAGCGCTTCGAGACCTTCAGCGCGGGTGTGCTGCCGAGGGGAGAGGTGCACCCGCTGGCGCTCAAGGTGCTGCGAGAACGCTTCCGTCTCGAGCCCACCGGTGCACGCAGCAAGTCCTGGGAGGAACTGCAAGGCGAGCACTTCGACCTGGTCATCACGCTGTGCGACAAGGCGCACGAGGCCTGGGCGGTGTGGCCGGGACGGCCGCGGGCGGCGTACTGGGACGAGCCGGACCCGGTGGCCTTCGAGGGGAGCGAAGCAGCGCGCGAGCAGCTCTTCCTCCAGGTGGGGCGGGAGCTGTCCCAGCGCCTGGATCTGCTGTGCGCGCTGCCGGTGGAGAAGCTGCTGCACCTGCCGCACGGTGACGAGCGGGTGGCGGCACCGCTGTAG
- a CDS encoding HAMP domain-containing protein → MNRRTSPSSRTQTGKKTRKPTTLARHAHARPRRIATVEALETLLESLRAVTHGDFSVRLPPEAQPQAMEDIAHAFNAMVAMNQRMQDELVRVERVVGREGQMAERASLGPVSGGWASSIGSINSLIADLVQPTTEVARVLGAVARGDLTQKMALDLPGQPVKGEFLRIGTTVNAMVDQLSSFAAEVTRVAREVGTEGKLGGQARVPGVAGTWKDLTDSVNQLANNLTAQVRNIAEVTTSVARGDLSRKITVDARGEVLELKNTVNTMVDQLRSFAGEVTRVAKEVGTEGKLGGQADVPGVSGVWKDLTDNVNLMASNLTTQVRGIVKVVTAVANGDLSQRLVVDAKGEVAALADTLNSMTKTLGIFADQVTSVAKTVGVEGKLGAQADVPGVAGTWKDLTDNVNLLANNLTAQVRNIAEVSTAVARGDLSKKITVDARGEVLELKNTINTMVEQLRSFAGEVTRVAKEVGTEGKLGGQADVPGVSGTWKDLTDNVNFMASNLTAQVRNIALVTTAVANGDLSKKITVDVKGEILELKNTINTMVDQLRSFAAEVTRVAKEVGTEGKLGGQAEVQGVSGVWKDLTDSVNSMASNLTNQVRNIAKVTTAVANGDLSKKITVDAKGEILELKDTINTMVDQLNAFASEVTRVAREVGTEGKLGGQARVPGVAGTWKDLTDNVNLMARNLTTQVRGIVKVVTAVANGDLTQKLVVDAKGEVAALADTINSMTDTLGTFAQQVSTVAREVGIEGKLGGQAKVPGARGAWRQLTDNVNQLAGNLTSQVRAISEVATAVTKGDLTRFISVDAGGELAALKDNINQMIVNLKETTQKNTEQDWLKTNLAKFSGMMQGQKNLEAVSRLIMSELTPLVSAHHGAFFLMDSEEGHPVAKLTSSYAYRERKNVGNRFRLGEGVVGQCALEKKTILLTHVPADYIRITSGLGEASPLNVIVLPVLFEGEVKAVIELASFHPFSAIHQIFLDQLTESIGVVLNMIMANMRTEELLRQSQSLANELQSQSRELTQQQEELKRSNSALEAQALELEEKAKLLEQQNIKVEEKNREVEQARSSLEEKAEQLSLISKYKSEFLANMSHELRTPLNSMLVLAKLLADNSDGSLGRKQVEYAETIYSSGGDLLSLINEILDLSKVEAGKMQVEPRDSAVAELVEFARRTFGPVAEQKHLGFLTEVGSEVPATVFTDPKRLQQILKNLLSNAFKFTSTGQVTLRIRMADTEERFAAPELVEADQVLAFSVIDTGIGIPEDKQKLIFEAFQQADGTTSRKYGGTGLGLSISRELARLLGGEIRVRSSRGAGSTFTLYLPRSYSGPERGGEPASDSDVGYTPMLRELLPRDEVHGTAAPHPLVDDRDDLGPDDRVLLVAVDDLEFARGLVATAHQSGLKALVATRGDVALSLAQRLKPYAIVLQLGLPVIDGWSVLDQLKRDTRTRRIPVQVVSVDRLRGASCGGGFVYLDRPFTAEAIQGAFSHLELKANGHPRKLLLVDPKPELRDCVQQLIDMGESLEMRQLESSRAVEALDRGEVDALALDLASPGGRGMKLLVELVRRPARLPPVLLYSGSQLLPDDERRLRRSAEAVLLEAAARSPEAVLGEVGRFLRRVGDQSRASAEELKELSRSLTGRKVLLVDDDARNIFALTSVLENHGMQVTFAQDGRAAMDLMEKNPELDVVLLDVMMPEMDGYQAMRAIRADSRWASLPVIAITARALKDDREKCLEAGASDYLSKPVDTERLLELIRRWVEPCAGAR, encoded by the coding sequence TTGAATCGTCGCACCAGCCCATCCAGCCGTACCCAGACTGGGAAGAAGACCCGCAAGCCGACCACGCTCGCCCGCCACGCGCACGCCCGTCCCCGGCGGATCGCGACCGTCGAGGCGCTCGAGACACTGCTGGAGTCCCTGCGCGCCGTCACCCACGGAGACTTCTCCGTGCGGCTTCCGCCCGAGGCACAGCCCCAGGCGATGGAGGACATCGCCCACGCCTTCAACGCGATGGTGGCGATGAACCAGCGGATGCAGGACGAGCTGGTGCGCGTGGAGCGCGTGGTGGGCCGCGAGGGGCAGATGGCGGAGCGCGCGTCGCTCGGCCCGGTGAGTGGCGGCTGGGCCTCGAGCATCGGCTCCATCAACTCGCTCATCGCGGACCTGGTGCAGCCCACCACCGAGGTGGCGCGCGTGCTGGGCGCGGTGGCCCGCGGTGACCTGACGCAGAAGATGGCGCTGGACCTCCCGGGGCAGCCGGTGAAGGGCGAGTTCCTTCGCATCGGCACCACGGTGAACGCGATGGTGGATCAGCTCAGCTCCTTCGCCGCCGAAGTGACGCGCGTCGCGCGCGAAGTCGGTACGGAAGGAAAGCTGGGAGGCCAGGCGCGCGTGCCCGGGGTGGCCGGGACGTGGAAGGACCTCACCGACAGCGTGAACCAGCTGGCCAACAACCTCACCGCCCAGGTGCGTAACATCGCCGAGGTGACCACCTCCGTGGCCCGCGGTGACCTGTCGCGCAAGATTACGGTCGACGCGCGCGGCGAGGTGCTCGAGCTGAAGAACACCGTCAACACGATGGTGGATCAGCTCCGCTCGTTCGCGGGCGAAGTGACGCGCGTCGCGAAGGAAGTCGGTACCGAGGGCAAGCTGGGTGGCCAGGCCGACGTGCCCGGCGTCTCCGGCGTGTGGAAGGACCTCACCGACAACGTGAACCTGATGGCCTCCAACCTCACCACCCAGGTGCGAGGCATCGTCAAGGTCGTGACGGCGGTCGCCAACGGGGACTTGTCCCAGCGCCTCGTCGTCGATGCCAAGGGCGAGGTGGCCGCGCTGGCCGACACGCTCAACAGCATGACGAAGACACTGGGCATCTTCGCCGACCAGGTGACCAGCGTCGCCAAGACGGTGGGCGTGGAAGGCAAGCTGGGCGCCCAGGCGGATGTGCCCGGTGTGGCCGGTACGTGGAAGGACCTCACGGACAACGTGAACCTGCTGGCCAACAACCTCACCGCCCAGGTGCGCAACATCGCCGAGGTGAGCACGGCCGTTGCCCGCGGTGACCTGTCCAAGAAGATCACCGTGGACGCGCGGGGCGAGGTGCTCGAGCTGAAGAACACCATCAACACGATGGTGGAGCAGCTCCGCTCGTTCGCCGGTGAGGTGACCCGCGTCGCGAAGGAAGTCGGTACGGAAGGAAAGCTGGGTGGCCAGGCCGACGTGCCCGGCGTCTCCGGTACCTGGAAGGACCTCACCGACAACGTGAACTTCATGGCCTCCAACCTGACCGCCCAGGTGCGCAACATCGCCCTGGTGACCACGGCGGTGGCCAATGGAGATCTGTCCAAGAAGATCACCGTGGACGTGAAGGGTGAGATCCTCGAGCTGAAGAACACCATCAACACGATGGTGGACCAGCTCCGCTCGTTCGCCGCCGAAGTGACGCGCGTCGCGAAGGAAGTGGGTACGGAAGGAAAGCTGGGCGGCCAGGCCGAGGTGCAGGGCGTGTCGGGCGTCTGGAAGGACCTGACCGACAGCGTGAACTCGATGGCCTCCAACCTCACCAACCAGGTGCGCAACATCGCCAAGGTGACGACGGCGGTGGCCAATGGAGATCTGTCCAAGAAGATCACCGTCGACGCGAAGGGTGAAATCCTCGAGCTGAAGGACACCATCAACACGATGGTGGATCAGCTCAACGCGTTCGCTTCCGAGGTGACCCGCGTCGCGCGCGAGGTCGGTACCGAGGGCAAGCTGGGTGGCCAGGCGCGTGTGCCCGGGGTCGCCGGCACGTGGAAGGACCTCACCGACAACGTGAACCTGATGGCCCGCAACCTGACCACGCAGGTGCGCGGCATCGTCAAGGTGGTGACCGCGGTCGCCAACGGCGACCTGACCCAGAAGCTCGTCGTCGACGCCAAGGGCGAGGTGGCCGCGCTGGCGGACACCATCAACAGCATGACGGACACGCTGGGCACCTTCGCGCAGCAGGTGTCCACGGTGGCCCGTGAGGTGGGTATCGAGGGCAAGCTGGGTGGCCAGGCCAAGGTGCCCGGTGCCCGCGGGGCCTGGAGGCAGCTGACCGACAACGTGAATCAGCTCGCCGGCAACCTGACGTCCCAGGTGCGCGCCATCTCCGAGGTGGCCACCGCCGTGACGAAGGGTGACCTGACGCGGTTCATCTCGGTGGATGCGGGCGGCGAGCTGGCCGCCCTGAAGGACAACATCAACCAGATGATCGTCAACCTCAAGGAGACGACCCAGAAGAACACCGAGCAGGACTGGCTCAAGACGAACCTGGCCAAGTTCTCCGGCATGATGCAGGGACAGAAGAACCTGGAGGCCGTCTCCCGGCTCATCATGTCCGAGCTGACGCCCCTGGTCTCCGCCCACCACGGTGCCTTCTTCCTCATGGACTCCGAGGAAGGCCACCCCGTGGCCAAGCTCACCTCCAGCTACGCCTACCGCGAGCGCAAGAACGTGGGCAACCGCTTCCGCCTCGGCGAGGGCGTGGTGGGCCAGTGCGCCCTGGAGAAGAAGACCATCCTCCTCACCCACGTGCCGGCGGACTACATCCGCATCACCTCCGGCCTGGGCGAGGCCAGCCCCCTCAATGTCATCGTCCTGCCCGTCCTCTTCGAGGGCGAGGTGAAGGCCGTCATCGAGCTGGCCTCCTTCCACCCGTTCAGCGCCATCCACCAGATCTTCCTGGACCAGCTCACCGAGAGCATCGGCGTGGTGCTCAACATGATCATGGCCAACATGCGCACCGAGGAGCTGCTGCGTCAGTCGCAGAGCCTCGCCAACGAGCTGCAGAGCCAGTCGCGCGAGCTCACCCAGCAGCAGGAGGAGCTCAAGCGCTCCAACTCGGCGCTGGAGGCCCAGGCCCTCGAGCTGGAGGAGAAGGCCAAGCTGCTCGAGCAGCAGAACATCAAGGTGGAGGAGAAGAACCGCGAAGTGGAGCAGGCGCGCTCCTCCCTGGAGGAGAAGGCCGAGCAGCTCTCGCTCATCTCCAAGTACAAGAGCGAGTTCCTCGCCAACATGTCCCACGAGCTGCGCACGCCGCTCAACAGCATGCTGGTGCTCGCCAAGCTGCTCGCGGACAACTCCGACGGCTCGCTGGGCCGCAAGCAGGTGGAGTACGCGGAGACCATCTACTCCTCGGGTGGGGATCTGCTGTCCCTCATCAACGAGATCCTCGACCTGTCCAAGGTGGAGGCCGGGAAGATGCAGGTGGAGCCGCGCGACTCCGCCGTGGCGGAGCTGGTGGAGTTCGCCCGCCGCACCTTCGGCCCCGTGGCCGAGCAGAAGCACCTGGGCTTCCTCACCGAGGTGGGCTCGGAAGTGCCCGCCACCGTCTTCACGGACCCCAAGCGGTTGCAGCAGATTTTGAAGAACCTGCTGTCCAACGCCTTCAAGTTCACCAGCACGGGCCAGGTGACGCTGCGCATCCGCATGGCGGACACCGAGGAGCGCTTCGCCGCGCCGGAGCTGGTGGAGGCCGACCAGGTGCTCGCCTTCTCCGTCATCGACACGGGCATCGGCATCCCCGAGGACAAGCAGAAGCTCATCTTCGAGGCCTTCCAGCAGGCGGATGGCACCACCAGCCGCAAGTACGGCGGCACCGGCCTGGGCCTCTCCATCAGCCGCGAGCTGGCGCGTCTGCTCGGCGGGGAAATCCGCGTGCGCAGCTCGCGCGGGGCCGGCAGCACCTTCACCCTTTACCTGCCGCGCAGCTACAGCGGCCCCGAGCGGGGCGGCGAGCCGGCCAGCGACTCGGACGTGGGCTACACCCCCATGCTGCGCGAGCTGCTGCCGCGCGACGAGGTGCACGGCACCGCGGCCCCCCACCCGCTGGTGGATGACCGCGATGACCTCGGCCCGGATGACCGCGTGCTGCTCGTCGCGGTGGATGACCTGGAGTTCGCCCGGGGCCTGGTGGCCACGGCCCACCAGAGCGGCCTCAAGGCCCTGGTGGCCACGCGCGGCGACGTGGCGCTCTCCCTCGCCCAGCGGCTCAAGCCGTACGCCATCGTCCTGCAGCTGGGCCTGCCCGTCATCGACGGCTGGAGCGTGTTGGATCAGCTCAAGCGCGACACGCGCACCCGCCGCATCCCCGTCCAGGTGGTGAGCGTGGACCGGCTGCGCGGCGCCTCGTGCGGCGGCGGCTTCGTCTACCTCGACCGGCCCTTCACCGCCGAGGCCATCCAGGGCGCCTTCAGCCACCTGGAGCTCAAGGCCAACGGCCACCCGCGCAAGCTGCTGCTGGTGGACCCCAAGCCCGAGCTGCGTGACTGCGTGCAGCAGCTCATCGACATGGGCGAGTCCCTGGAGATGCGCCAGCTCGAGTCCAGCCGGGCCGTGGAGGCCCTGGACCGCGGCGAGGTGGACGCGCTCGCCCTGGACCTGGCCTCGCCCGGTGGACGGGGAATGAAGCTGCTGGTGGAGCTGGTGCGCCGGCCCGCCCGCCTGCCCCCCGTGCTCCTCTATAGCGGCTCGCAGCTCCTCCCGGATGACGAGCGGCGGCTGCGGCGCTCGGCCGAGGCCGTGCTGCTCGAGGCGGCCGCCCGCTCGCCCGAGGCCGTGCTCGGCGAGGTGGGCCGCTTCCTCCGCCGCGTGGGGGACCAGTCCCGCGCCTCCGCCGAGGAGTTGAAGGAGCTCTCCCGCTCGCTCACCGGCCGCAAGGTTCTTCTGGTGGACGATGACGCTCGTAACATCTTCGCTCTCACCAGCGTCCTGGAGAACCATGGCATGCAGGTGACGTTCGCCCAGGACGGACGGGCGGCCATGGACCTCATGGAGAAGAATCCGGAACTGGATGTGGTTCTGTTGGACGTGATGATGCCGGAGATGGACGGCTACCAGGCGATGCGCGCCATCCGCGCGGATTCCCGGTGGGCGTCGCTGCCGGTCATCGCCATCACCGCGCGGGCGTTGAAGGACGACCGCGAGAAGTGCCTGGAAGCAGGCGCGTCCGATTATTTGTCCAAGCCGGTCGACACCGAGCGGCTTCTGGAGTTGATTCGCCGGTGGGTGGAGCCTTGCGCGGGAGCGAGATGA
- a CDS encoding DUF5985 family protein, translating to MADAVFLLCAVTSLACAVLLLRGYAQNRVPLLLWSSLCFVGLAVNNMLLVADLIVFPGRDLLLFRNLSGFLSMALLVFGLVWDSE from the coding sequence ATGGCTGACGCGGTCTTCCTGCTGTGTGCGGTGACCAGCCTCGCCTGCGCGGTGCTGCTTCTGCGCGGGTATGCGCAGAACCGGGTGCCCCTGCTGCTGTGGAGCAGCCTGTGCTTCGTGGGGCTGGCGGTGAACAACATGCTGCTGGTGGCGGACCTGATTGTGTTCCCCGGCCGGGATCTGTTGCTGTTCCGCAACCTGTCCGGGTTCCTGTCGATGGCGCTGCTGGTCTTCGGACTGGTGTGGGATTCCGAATGA
- a CDS encoding sensor histidine kinase has translation MTWSEGGNSGSLPVQPELPRARILVVDDHAPNLLTLEATLGDLGEVVKAHSGEEALLHLLREDFALILLDVQMPGLDGFETARLIKERERSRFIPIIFLTARSRDASHVFRGYAQGAVDYVLKPFAPEILRSKVSVFVELFLKEEQLKRQEALLRQRERQAMERESAYRYRLLGDAMPLCVFAASPDGRLRYGNRTWTELSGLASEAVEDLWRSEVVHPEDREGVHAAWCLSVGTGQPFEVQFRLRCQRTQAFRWHLGRAVPERNERGRITGWIITATDIDNQKRAEEELARASVAKDAFLAAASHELRTPLAAAKMQVQLAQRKFGAELADGPRRALEGLDRQVDRMTKLVSDLLDVSRLLTGRLSLEVEEFDLVPLLRTTCERLQALSSEHRLRLETPETLPMRGDPGRIEQVVTNLVANAIRYSPQGGAVELRAWSEEGNVVLQVRDQGIGIPAEKLPVIFERFGQAHGARYGGLGLGLTISQGIIEQHGGRIWAESRGVEGEGSTFHVCMPLQS, from the coding sequence ATGACGTGGTCCGAGGGGGGTAACAGTGGCAGCCTGCCGGTTCAACCGGAGCTGCCGCGGGCACGCATCCTGGTCGTCGATGATCACGCTCCCAACCTCCTCACCCTGGAAGCCACGCTCGGCGACCTGGGTGAGGTGGTGAAGGCGCACTCGGGGGAAGAGGCCCTGCTGCACCTGCTGCGCGAGGACTTCGCCCTCATCCTGCTGGACGTGCAGATGCCGGGACTGGACGGCTTCGAGACGGCCCGGCTCATCAAGGAGCGCGAGCGCTCGCGCTTCATCCCCATCATCTTCCTCACCGCGCGCAGCCGGGACGCCTCGCACGTGTTCCGCGGCTACGCCCAGGGCGCGGTGGACTACGTGCTCAAGCCCTTCGCGCCGGAAATCCTCCGCTCGAAGGTGTCCGTCTTCGTGGAGCTCTTCCTCAAGGAGGAGCAGCTCAAGCGGCAGGAGGCGCTGCTGCGCCAGCGCGAGCGCCAGGCCATGGAGCGCGAGAGCGCCTACCGCTACCGCCTGCTGGGCGACGCCATGCCCCTGTGCGTGTTCGCCGCCAGTCCGGATGGCCGGCTGCGTTACGGCAACCGCACCTGGACGGAGCTGTCCGGCCTGGCCTCCGAGGCGGTGGAGGACTTATGGCGCTCGGAGGTGGTGCACCCGGAGGACCGGGAGGGCGTGCACGCCGCCTGGTGCCTGTCGGTGGGCACGGGCCAGCCCTTCGAGGTGCAATTCCGGCTGCGCTGCCAGCGCACCCAGGCGTTCCGCTGGCACCTGGGCCGGGCGGTGCCGGAGCGCAATGAGCGCGGCCGCATCACCGGGTGGATCATCACCGCCACGGACATCGACAACCAGAAGCGGGCCGAGGAGGAGCTGGCCCGGGCGAGCGTGGCGAAGGACGCCTTCCTGGCCGCGGCCTCGCACGAGCTGCGCACGCCGCTGGCCGCGGCGAAGATGCAGGTGCAGCTGGCCCAGCGCAAGTTCGGCGCCGAGCTGGCGGACGGCCCGCGCCGGGCGCTCGAGGGGCTGGACCGGCAGGTGGACCGGATGACCAAGCTGGTGTCGGACCTGCTGGACGTGAGCCGGCTGCTCACCGGGCGGCTGTCGCTGGAGGTGGAGGAGTTCGACCTGGTGCCCCTGCTGCGCACCACCTGCGAGCGGCTGCAGGCACTCTCCAGCGAGCACCGGCTGCGGCTGGAGACGCCCGAGACGCTGCCCATGCGGGGAGACCCGGGGCGCATCGAGCAGGTGGTGACCAACCTGGTGGCCAATGCCATCCGCTACTCGCCCCAGGGCGGCGCGGTGGAGCTGCGGGCGTGGTCCGAGGAGGGCAACGTCGTGCTGCAGGTGCGCGACCAGGGCATTGGCATCCCGGCTGAAAAACTTCCCGTCATCTTCGAACGCTTCGGTCAGGCGCACGGGGCGCGGTATGGTGGCCTCGGCCTGGGGTTGACCATCTCCCAGGGCATCATCGAGCAGCACGGCGGGCGCATCTGGGCGGAATCGCGGGGCGTCGAGGGCGAGGGCAGTACCTTCCACGTGTGCATGCCGCTGCAGTCCTAG